In Archocentrus centrarchus isolate MPI-CPG fArcCen1 chromosome 21, fArcCen1, whole genome shotgun sequence, the following are encoded in one genomic region:
- the LOC115800136 gene encoding LOW QUALITY PROTEIN: uncharacterized protein LOC115800136 (The sequence of the model RefSeq protein was modified relative to this genomic sequence to represent the inferred CDS: inserted 2 bases in 1 codon) — MGDSAPGRVTVYSIQGCPHCMQAKATLRLLGVPVYDVDLSSHSELRARVKELTGHSTVPQIFFNSVHVGGNDDLQKLSPEELRRLVSLVKEEPLSGDAPPLPEQSQSEDAAGETEGEFMCERDELADLVENLMIGTHWRGLTLHQKSFLSSQLVGWLQKEKGMARAAACNTGQVLLKKYMIKVHGCEQHNSNFGKGKDTMVGLYRLLEDDPXGAGQTATCSLMQAAQLSLLLREMILKLFSEHLSADGKSVDYKGMSVNPAFERYCELAIQLQRVELLSLSREEKLAFFINLYNALVIHGYLRLGAPTNMWQRYRFFNYVSYLIGGEVFTLQDIENGILRGNRKGVAQLRRPFSKTDPRLQVALPDAEPLIHFALNCGAKGCPPIKTYTPQDIDSQLRTAAEAFLENDDGCVVDSVKQEVRLSQIFKWYKADFGGTDEKLLRWVLDHMGDSPKKTSLQGVLSAGKTKVSFLPYDWSSNSTH; from the exons atgggagacagtgctCCAGGGCGGGTAACTGTGTATTCCATCCAGGGTTGCCCACACTGCATGCAGGCTAAGGCCACCCTCAGACTCTTGGGGGTGCCAGTATATGATGTGGACCTCAGTAGTCATTCGGAGCTGAGAGCGAGGGTGAAGGAGCTGACAGGACACAGCACAGTCCCTCAGATCTTCTTTAACAGTGTCCATGTTGGGGGTAACGACGACCTACAGAAActg TCACCTGAAGAACTTCGGAGGCTCGTAAGTCTGGTGAAGGAAGAGCCCCTTTCAGGAGATGCTCCACCGCTGCCAGAGCAGAGTCAATCAGAAGATGCAGCTGGAGAGACCGAGGGAG AATttatgtgtgagagagatgaGTTGGCAGACCTGGTAGAAAACCTCATGATTGGGACTCATTGGAGGGGATTGACTTTACACCAAAAGAGCTTCTTAAGCAGTCAGCTGGTTGGCTGGCTGCAAAAAGAGAAGGGCATGG CCAGGGCTGCAGCCTGTAATACTGGGCAGGTATTGTTGAAGAAATACATGATCAAAGTGCATGGCTGTGAGCAGCACAATAGCAATTTTGGCAAAGGAAAAGACACCATGGTTGGACTGTATAGGCTACTCGAGGATGACCC CGGCGCAGGACAGACTGCAACCTGCAGTCTCATGCAGG CTGCTCAGCTCTCTTTGCTTTTACGGGAGATGATTCTCAAATTGTTCTCGGAGCATCTCTCTGCCGATGGCAAG TCTGTGGACTATAAAGGTATGTCAGTGAACCCTGCTTTTGAGCGTTACTGTGAGCTAGCCAttcagctgcagagggtggagcTGCTGTCGCTCAGCCGTGAGGAGAAGCTGGCCTTCTTCATCAACCTCTACAATGCCTTAGTCATACATGGGTATCTACGCCTGGGGGCCCCCACCAACATGTGGCAAAGATACAGA TTCTTTAATTATGTAAGCTACCTGATTGGAGGAGAGGTATTCACACTGCAGGACATTGAGAATGGCATTCTAAGAGGGAACAGAAAAGGTGTCGCACAGCTTCGAAGGCCCTTCTCCAAAACAGACCCACGACTTCAA GTGGCACTTCCAGATGCTGAGCCACTGATTCACTTTGCCTTGAACTGTGGCGCAAAGGGCTGTCCACCTATTAAAACATACACACCACAA GATATTGACAGCCAGCTCCGCACAGCAGCTGAGGCTTTCCTGGAGAATGATGATGGCTGTGTGGTAGATTCTGTAAAACAAGAAGTGCGCCTCAGTCAGATATTCAAGTGGTACAAAGCTGACTTTGGAGGCACTGATGAAAAG CTGCTGAGATGGGTGCTGGATCACATGGGGGACTCGCCGAAGAAGACAAGCCTGCAGGGTGTCCTTTCTGCTGGAAAGACCAAAGTCAGCTTTCTCCCTTATGACTGGAGCTCCAATAGCACACACTGA
- the c21h3orf38 gene encoding uncharacterized protein C3orf38 homolog translates to MSGLSETERAGFTKILSLITTSDLLSLSDTVTNKVIVVENVTEAQQTILSFTKNAEELLRRKKVHRDLIFKYLATEGVAMPPNSEKHTLVKRTLELWSSVQAVEDENPQGDADSDSSDVKCGMGFDPLVLGQQFCQWFFQLLNSQNLSLGQQPQDWGPQHFWPDVTLRLLSKAGSEQMEEFLGAELVSLRLLALTREERLLFSPNLEPHGLKALTSPHGLVLVAVAGTIHRDAACLGIFEQIFGLIRSPLQNNSWKIKFVNLKVRGQDALGGTDVAAPALTYNSSELQLLCSR, encoded by the exons ATGTCAGGACTGTCAGAAACAGAGCGTGCTGGGTTTACAAAGATACTGAGCTTAATAACAACAAGCGACCTATTGTCACTCAGTGATACGGTAACAAATAAGGTGATAGTCGTGGAAAACGTTACGG AGGCTCAACAAACAATCCTTTCCTTCACTAAAAATGCCGAGGAGCTCCTGAGAAGAAAGAAGGTTCACCGTGACCTTATATTCAAGTACCTGGCCACCGAAGGTGTGGCGATGCCGCCGAACAGCGAGAAACACACGCTGGTAAAGAGGACGCTGGAGCTGTGGTCATCTGTACAG gcGGTGGAAGACGAAAACCCTCAAGGAGATGCGGATTCTGATTCCTCAGATGTGAAGTGTGGGATGGGCTTTGACCCGCTGGTCCTCGGCCAGCAGTTCTGTCAGTGGTTCTTCCAGCTGTTGAACAGCCAAAACCTCTCACTTGGCCAACAGCCTCAAGATTGGGGACCGCAACATTTTTGGCCAGATGTCACGTTACGCCTCCTCTCCAA AGCTGGCAGTGAACAGATGGAGGAGTTTCTGGGTGCTGAGCTGGTTAGTCTTCGTCTCTTGGCCCTGACGAGGGAAGAGCGCCTCCTCTTCAGTCCCAATCTGGAGCCCCACGGCCTCAAAGCCTTGACCTCTCCCCATGGTTTGGTTTTGGTGGCTGTGGCTGGGACTATCCACAGAGACGCAGCCTGCCTGGGGATCTTTGAACAAATATTTGGCCTTATCCGCTCCCCTCTGCAGAACAACAGCTGGAAGATAAAGTTTGTCAACCTGAAAGTCAGAGGGCAGGATGCTCTTGGCGGGACAGATGTGGCAGCGCCTGCTTTGACCTACAATTCCAGTGAACTGCAGCTTCTGTGTAGCCGATGA